From a region of the Deltaproteobacteria bacterium genome:
- a CDS encoding segregation/condensation protein A: MTDAGYSVELEVFEGPLDLLLHLVRKHELDILDIPIAFITEKYLEYLERMEQLNLDVAGEYLLMAATLAHIKSRELLPRDDSADAEDGEEEGEDPRQELIRRLLEYQKYKEAAEHLGGRPVVGRNVWPRGTDRKTAVAEDVDPHAVAPLMPIPVTRLLAALDKVLRRAKVNLAHTVSVDRLSVSDRINQLVDRFEREAEFSFQSCFAFVEAGTHSPAQLKHEVVVTFLAILEMARLGMVAISQPTGEEDIVLRRAADDLRARAERVHIEEERHESNATEAQGEG; the protein is encoded by the coding sequence GTGACCGACGCCGGCTACTCCGTCGAGCTCGAGGTGTTCGAGGGGCCCCTCGACCTGCTGCTGCACCTGGTGCGCAAGCACGAGCTGGACATCCTCGACATCCCGATCGCGTTCATCACCGAGAAGTACCTCGAGTACCTCGAGCGCATGGAGCAGCTCAACCTCGACGTCGCCGGCGAGTATCTGCTGATGGCCGCGACGCTGGCGCACATCAAGTCGCGCGAGCTGCTGCCGCGCGACGACTCCGCCGACGCCGAGGACGGCGAGGAGGAGGGCGAGGATCCGCGGCAGGAGCTGATCCGGCGGCTGCTCGAGTACCAAAAATATAAGGAGGCGGCCGAGCACCTCGGCGGTCGGCCCGTGGTCGGTCGCAACGTGTGGCCGCGCGGCACCGACCGCAAGACGGCGGTGGCCGAGGACGTGGACCCGCATGCGGTCGCGCCGCTGATGCCGATTCCGGTCACGCGGCTGCTGGCGGCGCTCGACAAGGTGCTGCGCCGCGCGAAGGTCAACCTCGCGCACACGGTGAGCGTCGACCGGCTGTCGGTGTCCGACCGCATCAACCAGCTCGTCGACCGGTTCGAGCGCGAGGCCGAGTTTTCGTTCCAGAGCTGTTTTGCGTTCGTCGAAGCCGGCACGCACAGTCCGGCGCAGCTCAAGCACGAAGTCGTCGTCACGTTCCTGGCGATACTCGAGATGGCGCGGCTCGGCATGGTCGCGATCTCGCAGCCGACCGGCGAAGAGGACATCGTGCTGCGCCGCGCGGCCGATGACCTCCGCGCGCGCGCGGAACGCGTTCACATCGAAGAGGAGCGACATGAGTCGAATGCGACAGAAGCGCAAGGCGAGGGCTAA
- a CDS encoding site-2 protease family protein: MSSGGFIGNIGPDEIKWLVQVMIVLILSIAVHEFGHAFVADRLGDRLPRSQGRVTLNPVAHADPIGTLLFPVLGFVFSGGHGLGFGWGRPVQVNPVAFTRRFTMRTGHMLVAAAGPAMNIALGLAVGAGYAVLVKTGVLSATSELNVAIQYAVFLNFILAFFNLIPAYPLDGGAVLEGFLPRRALDTWEQIKVYGPFILMAFLFIGPLQRLFVAPAHWCYASYLELWGLRPLFG, from the coding sequence GTGAGCAGCGGGGGCTTCATCGGAAACATCGGTCCGGACGAGATCAAGTGGCTCGTCCAGGTCATGATCGTCCTGATCCTGTCCATCGCCGTGCACGAGTTTGGCCACGCGTTCGTCGCGGACCGGCTCGGCGACCGGCTGCCGCGCAGCCAGGGGCGCGTCACCCTCAACCCGGTCGCGCACGCCGATCCGATCGGGACGCTGCTGTTTCCCGTGCTCGGATTCGTGTTTTCCGGCGGCCACGGGCTCGGCTTCGGCTGGGGAAGGCCGGTCCAGGTCAACCCGGTGGCGTTCACGCGGCGGTTCACCATGCGCACCGGCCACATGTTGGTCGCCGCGGCAGGTCCGGCGATGAACATCGCGCTCGGGCTCGCGGTGGGCGCCGGCTACGCGGTGCTGGTCAAGACCGGCGTGCTGTCCGCGACCAGCGAGTTGAACGTCGCCATCCAGTACGCGGTGTTCCTCAACTTCATTCTCGCGTTCTTCAACCTGATCCCGGCCTATCCGCTCGACGGCGGCGCCGTCCTCGAGGGCTTTCTGCCGCGGCGGGCGCTTGACACCTGGGAGCAGATCAAGGTCTATGGCCCCTTCATCTTGATGGCGTTTCTGTTCATCGGGCCGCTGCAGCGGCTGTTCGTGGCACCCGCGCACTGGTGCTACGCGTCCTACCTGGAGTTGTGGGGGCTGCGGCCCCTGTTCGGCTGA
- a CDS encoding response regulator, with amino-acid sequence MSLVALVVEDSPTMRQLLVFALKRIRGMRTIEASDGVDALKKLATGERPDIILTDINMPIMDGLKLVQRVRADDRLRDVPIVVITTEGGAEDRARALALGANAYIAKPIQAPQVLRQVKELLKLA; translated from the coding sequence ATGTCGCTTGTCGCCCTCGTCGTCGAAGACAGCCCCACGATGCGCCAGCTGCTCGTGTTCGCGCTCAAGCGCATTCGCGGTATGCGCACGATTGAGGCCAGCGATGGCGTCGATGCACTCAAGAAGCTGGCGACCGGCGAGCGGCCCGACATCATCCTCACCGACATCAACATGCCGATCATGGACGGGCTCAAGTTGGTCCAACGCGTGCGGGCCGACGACCGCCTGCGCGACGTGCCGATCGTCGTCATCACGACCGAGGGCGGCGCCGAGGACCGCGCGCGCGCGCTCGCGCTCGGCGCCAACGCGTACATCGCCAAGCCGATCCAGGCGCCGCAGGTGCTGCGCCAGGTCAAAGAGTTGCTGAAACTGGCCTGA
- a CDS encoding rRNA pseudouridine synthase, protein MRLQRYLAQCGVAARRKAEQLIVEGRVRVNGAVVDELGARVDPERDRVSVDGKAVTPQDTMYVVLNKPKGFVTTVEDPEGRPTVMELLPRLPVRVVPVGRLDFYSEGVLLLTNDGELAARLLSSRYEVEKTYHVKVRGHVKPAHLRALRQGVRLDDGSITKPAKVDRLPAASKHDWFVVTLTEGKNRQVRRMFEALGYGVTKLQRVAFAGITFHGLRVGDARELSQAEVDALRRLVKLPANTVSRGVWAARREETDRARRARRARAADATREGAAAGRAAHGGRGRGRR, encoded by the coding sequence ATTCGATTGCAGCGCTACCTCGCCCAGTGCGGGGTCGCGGCCCGGCGGAAGGCCGAGCAGCTGATCGTCGAGGGGCGCGTGCGCGTCAACGGTGCCGTCGTCGACGAGCTGGGCGCGCGCGTCGACCCGGAGCGCGACCGGGTATCGGTGGACGGCAAGGCGGTCACGCCGCAGGACACCATGTACGTCGTGCTCAACAAGCCCAAGGGCTTCGTGACGACGGTCGAGGACCCTGAGGGCCGTCCGACGGTGATGGAACTGCTGCCGCGGTTGCCGGTACGAGTGGTGCCGGTCGGCCGGCTCGATTTCTATAGCGAGGGCGTGCTGCTTCTCACCAACGACGGCGAGTTGGCGGCGCGGCTCCTGTCGTCGCGCTACGAAGTAGAGAAGACCTATCACGTCAAGGTGCGCGGTCACGTCAAGCCGGCCCACCTGCGCGCTTTGCGCCAAGGAGTTCGCCTCGACGACGGCTCCATCACCAAGCCGGCCAAGGTCGACCGGTTGCCGGCCGCGAGCAAACACGACTGGTTCGTGGTCACGCTCACCGAGGGCAAGAACCGCCAGGTACGCCGCATGTTCGAGGCGCTCGGGTACGGTGTCACGAAGCTGCAGCGGGTCGCATTCGCCGGCATCACGTTCCACGGCCTGCGCGTCGGCGACGCGCGCGAGCTGTCGCAAGCCGAGGTCGACGCGCTCCGGCGGCTCGTCAAGCTGCCCGCGAACACCGTGTCGCGCGGCGTCTGGGCGGCGCGCCGCGAGGAGACAGACCGGGCGCGCCGCGCGCGGCGGGCGCGCGCGGCGGACGCGACGCGCGAGGGAGCGGCGGCAGGGCGCGCGGCGCACGGCGGTCGCGGTCGCGGTCGCCGATAG
- a CDS encoding GAF domain-containing protein translates to MGPRAALPAVHRSDDADGCGGRRRRCARHRAHRDGRRRRRRRARDPARGRRDRRRGARDRGHLRHAGGGDPHRCGRRGAAAVAHRRSDRAPRARAPLTGRWYDGGRVSRANLEQHIEEVELENANLASLYVALSQLHSSLDVNEVLGVIVEILLNFVGADLFAVLVADETGVLRPIAAHGVARERVPALAPEGVCGRALATGEPQIDDFVAGPRAGAPDVAPLACIPLRAAGEPFGAIAVWTFLPQKDALRDIDREIAHLLAKSAGTALEAARLAMTAPPNPGTKGYYEALAALIG, encoded by the coding sequence GTGGGGCCGCGCGCCGCGCTACCTGCCGTCCATCGATCGGATGATGCAGACGGCTGCGGCGGTCGTCGGCGGCGATGTGCTCGGCATCGTGCTCACCGGGATGGGCGACGACGGCGCCGACGGCGTGCGCGCGATCCGGCGCGCGGGCGGCGCGACCGTCGCCGAGGCGCAAGAGACCGCGGTCATCTTCGGCATGCCGGAGGAGGCGATCCGCACCGGTGCGGTCGACGAGGTGCTGCCGCTGTCGCGCATCGCCGATCGGATCGTGCGCCACGCGCGCGCGCGCCGCTGACCGGCCGATGGTATGATGGAGGCCGCGTGTCGCGCGCCAACCTGGAACAGCACATCGAGGAAGTCGAACTCGAAAACGCCAACCTGGCGAGCCTGTACGTCGCGCTCAGCCAGTTGCATTCGAGCCTCGACGTCAACGAAGTGCTCGGCGTGATCGTGGAAATCCTGCTGAACTTCGTCGGCGCCGACCTGTTTGCCGTGCTCGTCGCCGACGAGACCGGCGTGTTGCGGCCGATCGCCGCCCACGGCGTGGCGCGCGAGCGCGTGCCGGCGCTGGCCCCCGAGGGCGTGTGCGGCCGCGCGCTCGCGACCGGCGAACCGCAGATCGACGACTTCGTCGCCGGCCCGCGCGCGGGCGCGCCCGACGTCGCGCCGCTGGCGTGCATCCCGTTGCGCGCGGCGGGCGAGCCGTTCGGCGCGATCGCGGTGTGGACCTTCTTGCCGCAAAAGGATGCGTTGCGCGACATCGACCGCGAGATTGCGCACCTTTTGGCCAAGAGCGCGGGCACCGCCCTCGAGGCGGCCCGGCTGGCCATGACCGCCCCGCCGAATCCCGGCACGAAGGGCTACTACGAGGCGCTCGCCGCGCTGATCGGTTAA
- the xerD gene encoding site-specific tyrosine recombinase XerD yields the protein MDLDRACDLFLDHLKVERNLSPNTLDGYARDLRRFVDECGRRSAGDVRPVDIVDHLVRLADAGLAARSRARALVAVRGLFRFLVAERAIDADPTETLEGPKIGRRLPDVLSPDEVDRLLAAPPADTPRGARDAAMLEVLYATGLRVSELVRLAVDDVHLDRGYVRAFGKGRKQRLVPLGQVAIDRVRAYLTGHRATFVKRPDEPALFLTSRGRPMTRQGFWKLLRGYAAAAGIRRPISPHKLRHSFATHLIERGADLRAVQAMLGHADIGTTQIYTHVSRGHLVDVVRRHHPRAK from the coding sequence GTGGACCTCGACCGCGCGTGCGATCTGTTCCTCGACCACCTGAAGGTCGAGCGGAACTTGTCGCCGAACACGCTCGACGGCTACGCGCGCGATCTGCGCCGGTTCGTCGACGAGTGTGGGCGCAGGTCGGCCGGGGACGTGCGGCCGGTCGACATCGTGGATCATCTCGTGCGCCTGGCGGACGCGGGACTGGCCGCGCGCAGCCGCGCGCGCGCGCTGGTGGCGGTGCGCGGGCTGTTTCGCTTCCTCGTCGCGGAGCGCGCGATCGACGCCGACCCGACCGAGACGCTCGAAGGCCCGAAGATCGGGCGCCGCCTGCCGGACGTGCTGTCGCCGGACGAGGTCGACCGGCTGTTGGCCGCGCCGCCGGCCGACACGCCGCGCGGGGCGCGCGACGCGGCGATGTTGGAGGTGCTGTACGCGACCGGGCTGCGCGTGTCCGAACTCGTGCGCCTCGCGGTCGACGACGTACACCTCGACCGCGGTTACGTCCGCGCGTTCGGCAAGGGGCGCAAGCAGCGGCTGGTGCCGCTCGGCCAGGTGGCGATCGACCGGGTGCGCGCGTATCTCACGGGACACCGGGCGACGTTCGTCAAGCGGCCGGACGAGCCGGCGCTGTTTCTCACGTCGCGCGGCCGGCCGATGACGCGCCAGGGGTTTTGGAAGTTGCTGCGCGGCTACGCGGCGGCGGCCGGCATCCGGCGGCCGATCTCGCCGCACAAGCTGCGGCATTCGTTCGCGACCCACTTGATCGAGCGGGGAGCCGACCTGCGCGCCGTCCAGGCCATGCTCGGCCACGCCGACATCGGAACCACGCAGATCTACACCCACGTCAGCCGCGGCCACCTCGTCGACGTGGTGCGCCGCCATCACCCAAGAGCAAAGTAA
- the scpB gene encoding SMC-Scp complex subunit ScpB → MEAGAAEAGDRVADDGVAEAAAAERAAEPDGAAAEAAAEPGGDAAEASAEPDGDAAEAAAEAAPAAEAAAEPDGAAAEAAAEPDGDAAEASAEPDGNAAGSGRDPARLKSIVESLVFAADKPISVKELMRLCKERDEAAVEAALAQLEEGYAGRGVVLHRVAGGWQFRTSPANSAWVTQLVAGKPVRLTRAQLETLAIVAYRQPITKPEIEEIRGVDCGSPLHVLMERQLIRVLGKKEEPGRPLLYGTTREFLEFFQLNDLRDLPTLREFHELTEDSKRELEKLGIDADGDDAGAGGEEAPAAGEPAAADGEPAAGEAAAAAADGEPAGEAVEAAAADGEAAAGEAAAAADGEAAGEAVEAAADDAPAAGEAVEAAAAAAGDRPSAGEVAARPIGVDRVAGAPPADRETA, encoded by the coding sequence GTGGAGGCCGGCGCGGCCGAGGCGGGCGATCGCGTCGCCGACGATGGCGTTGCGGAGGCGGCCGCCGCCGAGCGGGCCGCGGAGCCGGACGGCGCGGCCGCGGAGGCCGCCGCCGAGCCGGGCGGTGATGCCGCGGAGGCGTCCGCCGAGCCGGACGGCGATGCCGCGGAGGCCGCCGCCGAGGCCGCGCCGGCTGCCGAGGCCGCGGCCGAGCCGGACGGCGCGGCCGCGGAGGCCGCGGCCGAGCCGGACGGCGATGCCGCGGAGGCGTCCGCCGAGCCGGACGGCAATGCCGCCGGCTCGGGACGCGACCCCGCGCGGCTCAAGAGCATCGTGGAGAGCCTCGTGTTTGCGGCCGACAAGCCGATCTCGGTCAAGGAGCTGATGCGGCTGTGCAAGGAGCGCGACGAGGCCGCGGTCGAGGCCGCGCTCGCGCAGCTCGAGGAAGGCTACGCCGGCCGGGGAGTCGTCCTGCACCGCGTGGCCGGCGGCTGGCAGTTCCGCACCAGCCCGGCGAACTCGGCGTGGGTGACGCAACTCGTCGCCGGCAAGCCGGTGCGGCTCACGCGGGCGCAGCTCGAGACGCTGGCCATCGTCGCGTACCGGCAACCGATCACGAAGCCCGAGATCGAGGAGATCCGCGGCGTGGACTGCGGCAGCCCCCTGCACGTCCTGATGGAACGCCAGCTCATCCGCGTGCTGGGCAAGAAGGAGGAGCCGGGCCGGCCCCTGCTGTACGGGACCACCCGCGAGTTCCTCGAGTTCTTCCAGCTCAACGACCTGCGCGACCTGCCGACGCTGCGCGAGTTCCACGAACTCACCGAAGACAGCAAGCGCGAACTGGAGAAGCTCGGGATCGACGCCGATGGCGACGATGCAGGCGCCGGCGGCGAGGAGGCGCCGGCCGCGGGCGAGCCGGCGGCGGCGGATGGCGAGCCGGCCGCGGGCGAGGCGGCCGCGGCGGCGGCGGATGGCGAGCCGGCGGGCGAGGCCGTGGAGGCGGCGGCGGCGGATGGCGAGGCGGCCGCGGGCGAGGCGGCGGCGGCGGCGGATGGCGAGGCGGCGGGCGAGGCCGTGGAGGCGGCGGCGGATGACGCGCCGGCCGCGGGCGAGGCCGTGGAGGCGGCGGCGGCGGCCGCGGGCGACCGGCCGTCCGCCGGCGAGGTCGCGGCGCGGCCGATCGGCGTGGACCGAGTCGCCGGCGCGCCGCCGGCCGATCGCGAGACCGCGTGA